The Snodgrassella alvi wkB2 genome window below encodes:
- the fghA gene encoding S-formylglutathione hydrolase, whose translation MTLQTTHKLFNGEQRRYRHYSHYNQCDMTFSVYLPSRALQGYRLPVLYCLGGLTCTDENFSVKSGAQRFAAEWGIVLVMPDTSPRGTDVADADVYNLGQGAGFYLNATRQPWAQHYQMYDYVVTELPELIEKHFSVNEQRSLCGHSMGGHGALMIALKNPQRYVAVSAFAPIAHPVAGAWGQAAFSTYLGTNQQDWAAYDSTELISRYPFSLPVLIDQGSVDEYYPEQLNPQDFVQAAKAKGINIRYQLRENYDHSYYFVSTFIESHISFHAEAFGL comes from the coding sequence ATAACTCTGCAGACCACTCATAAACTGTTTAACGGCGAACAACGACGTTACCGGCATTACAGTCACTACAATCAATGTGACATGACATTTTCTGTCTATCTTCCGTCACGTGCCTTACAAGGTTACCGGCTGCCTGTGCTGTATTGTCTGGGCGGGCTCACCTGTACTGATGAAAATTTTTCGGTGAAAAGTGGTGCACAGCGTTTTGCTGCTGAATGGGGTATTGTTCTGGTTATGCCGGATACCAGTCCACGCGGTACTGATGTAGCTGATGCTGATGTTTACAATCTGGGACAGGGTGCCGGTTTTTATCTTAATGCTACCCGGCAGCCGTGGGCTCAGCATTACCAGATGTATGATTATGTGGTCACAGAACTGCCCGAACTTATCGAAAAACATTTTTCGGTTAATGAACAGCGTAGTTTATGCGGCCACAGTATGGGCGGTCATGGTGCGCTGATGATTGCCCTGAAAAACCCTCAGCGCTACGTTGCTGTATCGGCATTTGCTCCTATCGCCCATCCGGTAGCCGGAGCATGGGGTCAGGCAGCATTCTCAACCTATCTGGGAACCAATCAGCAAGACTGGGCTGCATATGACAGTACTGAACTGATCAGCCGGTATCCGTTTTCATTACCAGTTCTTATCGATCAGGGAAGCGTGGATGAATACTATCCTGAGCAATTAAATCCACAGGATTTCGTTCAGGCAGCCAAAGCCAAAGGCATTAACATTCGGTATCAGCTGCGTGAAAACTATGATCACAGCTATTATTTTGTCAGTACATTTATAGAAAGCCATATCAGCTTTCATGCCGAAGCATTCGGACTATAA